One genomic segment of Cinclus cinclus chromosome 31, bCinCin1.1, whole genome shotgun sequence includes these proteins:
- the OTUD7B gene encoding OTU domain-containing protein 7B — MDIVLSDFVRSTGAEPGLARDLLEGKNWDLSAALSDFEQLRQVHAGHLPHSFGEGRGARPPEREAARPGRPPLRRQDDVVQEKRLSRGISHASSTIVSLARSHVSSNGSSSEHLLEMPICTFQLPDLTVYTEDFRSFVERDLIEQSMLVALEQAGRLNWWVTVDPSCQRLLPLATTGDGNCLLHAASLGMWGFHDRDLMLRKSLYTLMDKGVEREALRRRWRWQQTQQNKESGLVYTEEEWQKEWNELIKLASSEPRVHYGTNGGGCGGVESSEEPVYESLEEFHVFVLAHVLKRPIVVVADTMLRDSGGEAFAPIPFGGIYLPLEVPANKCHRSPLVLAYDQAHFSALVSMEQKENTKDQAVIPLTDSEHKLLPVHFAVDPGKEWQWGKDDSDNVKLASVTLSLEAKLHLLHSYMNVRWITLPCDMQAPLAQPESPTASAGDDARSAAESGESDKESVCSSSTSNGGTRAAKDREKPKKEREKEKEKDKKRADSVANKLGSFGKTLGSKLKKNMGGLMHGKAVRGGMSNGQGDTLEKKKKGSLKARKDSKEECSPGDLAPAERTCPGKAALEKPSDPHKYSSDVRLSLSILRAAMQGERKFIFASHLKTSTRHQFQEEMIQRYLLDAEERFHAEQRQKEAEKKAPGSAAPAKRPEGEAGAQRSEEAMPSPVFPRPLEPAVGAKTAAFPAGCSGVFTFPRPSMGSAEGLYPPGCPEGRRQLAGGPCGSLPPYATLPRHHQGRLGPCPPGPAHLGCFSPTDMDVQPPLLPSEGKGSGCLPPHSNGCREFLEQDKGGTVDKMRSQAVYSIQQTKCKQPNCSFYGHPETGNFCSCCYREELRRREREALVHRF; from the exons ATGGACATCGTTCTGTCGGATTTTGTTCGCTCAACGGGGGCAGAGCCGGGGCTGGCCAGAGACCTCCTTGAAG GCAAGAACTGGGACCTGAGCGCGGCGCTGAGCGACTTCGAGCAGCTCCGGCAGGTGCACGCCGGGCACCTCCCGCACTCCTTCGGCGAAGGCCGCGGGGCCCGGCCCCCGGAGCGGGAGGCGGCGCGGCCGGGGCGGCCCCCGCTGCGGCGCCAGGACGACGTCGTGCAGG AGAAGCGCCTGTCCCGAGGCATCTCCCACGCCAGCTCCACCATCGTGTCCCTGGCCCGTTCCCACGTCTCCagcaatggcagcagcagcgagCACCTGCTGGAGATGCCCATCTGCACCTTCCAGCTGCCCGACCTCACCGTGTACACGGAGGATTTCCGCAGCTTCGTCGAGCGCGACCTTATCGAGCAGTCCATGCTGGtagcactggagcaggctg GGCGTCTCAACTGGTGGGTGACGGTGGATCCGAGCTGCCAGCGCCTGCTGCCCCTGGCCACCACTGGCGATGGGAATTGCTTGCTCCACGCTGCCTCCCTGG GCATGTGGGGCTTCCACGACCGGGATCTCATGCTCCGGAAATCCCTGTACACCCTGATGGACAAGGGAGTGGAGCGGGAGGCGCTGAGGCGGAGATGGCGCTGGCAGCAGACGCAGCAGAACAAGGAG tcTGGCCTGGTTTACACAGAGGAGGAGTGGCAGAAGGAGTGGAACGAGCTGATCAAGTTGGCGTCGAGCGAGCCCCGCGTGCACTACGGCACCAAcggcggcggctgcggcgg GGTGGAGAGTTCAGAGGAGCCGGTGTATGAGAGCCTGGAGGAGTTCCACGTCTTTGTCCTGGCCCATGTGCTGAAGAGACCCATTGTGGTGGTGGCAGACACGATGCTGCGGGACTCGGGCGGCGAAG catttgcCCCAATTCCCTTTGGAGGGATCTATCTGCCCCTGGAAGTCCCGGCCAACAAATGCCACCGGTCTCCATTGGTTCTGGCTTATGACCAAGCCCATTTTTCTGCCCTGGTCTCCAtggaacagaaggaaaacacaaaggaTCAAG CTGTGATCCCCCTGACAGACTCCGAGCACAAGCTGCTCCCCGTGCACTTCGCCGTGGAtcctgggaaggagtggcagtgGGGGAAGGACGACAGTGACAATGTCAAGCTGGCCAG CGTGACACTGTCTCTGGAAGCCAAACTGCACCTGCTGCACAGCTACATGAATGTCCGATGGATCACGTTGCCTTGTGACATGCAG gcGCCTCTGGCTCAGCCAGAATCCCCCACGGCCTCCGCAGGTGACGACGCTCGCTCGGCAGCGGAGTCAGGCGAGTCGGACAAGGAGTCGGtgtgcagcagctccaccagCAACGGCGGCACCAGGGCAGCCAAGGACAGGGAGAAACCCAAGAAAGAGcgggaaaaggagaaggaaaaggataaaaaacGGGCAGACTCGGTAGCCAACAAGCTGGGAAGCTTCGGGAAGACTCTGGGCAGCAAACTAAAAAAGAACATGGGGGGCCTGATGCACGGCAAAGCCGTGAGGGGCGGCATGAGCAACGGGCAAGGAGACAccctggagaagaagaagaaaggatccCTGAAAGCACGGaaagacagcaaagaggaaTGTTCACCAGGAGACTTAGCTCCTGCAGAGAGAACGTGTCCAGGTAAAGCAGCCCTGGAGAAGCCCTCAGATCCCCACAAGTACAGCAGCGACGTGCGGCTGAGCCTGAGCATCCTGCGCGCCGCCATGCAGGGCGAGCGCAAGTTCATCTTCGCCAGCCACCTCAAGACCAGCACCCGGCACCAGTTCCAGGAGGAGATGATCCAGAGGTACCTCCTGGATGCTGAGGAGCGTTTCcatgcagagcagaggcagaaggaggCAGAGAAGAAGGCACCGGGCAGCGCCGCCCCGGCCAAGAGGCCAGAAGGGGAGGCGGGCGCCCAGAGGAGCGAGGAGGCGATGCCAAGCCCCGTGTTCCCCCGGCCCCTGGAGCCAGCCGTGGGTGCTAAAACGGCCGCTTTCCCCGCCGGCTGCTCGGGCGTTTTCACCTTCCCCAGGCCCTCCATGGGCAGTGCTGAGGGGCTGTACCCACCCGGGTGCCCCGAGGGCCGGCGGCAGCTGGCGGGGGGGCCCTGTGGGAGCCTCCCCCCCTATGCCACCCTGCCCCGGCACCACCAGGGCCGGCTCGGCCCCTGCCCCCCCGGCCCTGCCCACCTGGGCTGCTTCTCCCCCACGGACATGGACGTCCAGCCTCCCCTCCTCCCTTCAGAGGGCAAGGGCTCCGGCTGCCTCCCCCCGCACAGCAACGGCTGCCGGGAATTCCTCGAGCAGGACAAGGGAGGAACAGTGGATAAAATGAGAAGCCAAGCCGTCTACAGCATCCAGCAGACCAAGTGCAAACAGCCCAACTGCAGCTTTTACGGACACCCGGAGACTGGGAATTTCTGTTCCTGCTGTTACAGGGAGGAGCTGCGGCGCAGGGAACGGGAGGCGCTGGTGCACAGGTTCTGA